TGGGGTCTCCTCATCTCTTCTTGCCTAGAGAGCTCTTGCTTTTCACTGCAGGTGAAACAGTCACTTCTCTCAGTTAAATTTGTCCGCTCTGCGTCGCTCTATTTCTATAGAATGCCGGCACTTTGAGATGAAAACTCAAGTGTATGAAAAGCCTGGTTTTCTTGGTGGCCTTCGTCAAGTCCAAGTGAGGCGTTGTTTCTGTTTCACAGATAAAAACCCTTTCGATTTTCAGTTCCTTGAACACGGGCCAGGTGCCCCATCTGCCAAGCTCTGTCGTACACGCTGAGTGATAACAGATGAGCAGGACATTGTCCCTTTTCTCAAGAAGCCAGCAGCTCACCCTCATGCTAGGCAGGATGTGACAGCTGTAAGAGAAGCGGCTGTCCGGGCCGGAGAGCCGCGGACCCGGGGCGGGCGTTCACACCCTCACCCCCGCCAGGGCGTCACGGGCTGCAGGAATTGCTGGGTGTTCCTCCTGCCTCGTCTCATGTGTGGTCACGGGAGTCCGGGTGATGATTCAGACTGACCGACAGGGAGCTGACCGTCGTCTGCGGCCCCCGTTGTGCTTGTGTGATGTTGGACGTGCCCGGGGTCAGTCTACAATAAGGACGGCGTGTGTTTGAATGTGTAACTGCCACCACACAACATGGAGGTTCATGACTTTATTAACCaggtttcagttttctttttttctggaagagTCGCACATGCTCCTAttgttttttttataaattgtgttttctgtgtGCTGTATTTCCAGTGAGCACACAGTGACGCCTGAGAGCTATCtgaactttttatttccttttaagtgCAAAGCCCTGTAAGTGGGAGCGCATCATGACCCGAAGGACTTCAGTTTCCTTGCTCTGGCTGCTCCGGGGAGAGCAGGTTACAGGAAAGAGACCCGCTAGGAGGTCGCTGCCCGAGTGCGGTCCCAAAGCCCGACGGCTCGGACAGCCTTGCGTTAGTGAGAGGGGCAGAAGTGCGTGGGTCTCAGATAGTTTTTGGAAGTGGAAGATACAAAATTAAGTACTAGTTGTGCTCTTCTGAGACGTCTCTGGGGTACCCTGAAGACAGCAAGGGAGCAGTTACCTCTGTGGGAGATCTGGAGCctcagggggtgggcagggctggagatGCAGATTCAGAATCAGCTGCGTAAACAGCCACGACTTACGTGTTTAGTGCTTGTCattacagtcttttttttaagaatattagAATCTTGTATTCAGGtcaaattgacacataacatgACAGTGGCTTCAGGAGTATTTAGCAGAATGATTCACTGTTTCTATACGTTGCAAATTGATCTTCGCAATAAGTCTAGTTATTCTGTTCCCACCTGTCACCACACAACAGAGTTACCTTTTTGGATTTACCCTCTGGGCAACCTTCATGTATGCTCTGCAGTGTCACTGACCGTATACCCTGAGCTGTATGTCACATCCCCCTGACTGActtattttagaactgaaaactgGTACCTCTTGACCCTCCTCGCCCATTTCACCTACTCCCTAACccgcctcccctctggcaactaccattctgttctctgttttGTAGCTAAGCTCATAAGCTTAGTTGTGTTTGTCTGTTCatcttgtttttcagattccatatatacGTGAAATCAAACCGTATTTGTCCTTccctgtctggcttacttcacttaacatgatTCCCTCTatggtccatccacgttgtccaAGTGGcgagatttcattctttcttaggactgagtaatactccattgtatacatataccacatccattcatccatcgatgaACAATGAACACACCCCTAGGTTGTTTTGTTAATAAAGCTGCAGTGAACGTGGGGGTGCAGGTACCCTTTTGAATTAGTGTCTTGTAAGGATATTTTTAATGATGGAAATGCATGCAGGAAATTCTAAAGTTCTTCTTTTCTTTACAGAAATATTCCCAAGAGATTTGAACTTAAAGGACAAATTCATAAAGCATTTCACAGGTAAGCATAAACTTTATCAGTGATTCAATTAAATACAAAGATAGTGTGCAAATTACTCCGTGCAGTACTGGGGATATGAAGGTGAGGGGATGGAGAGGCTCACAGTCCAGTCAGGGAGGTGGACACATGCTGTTGCCTTGTATCCACTGTGGCGTAAACCAGTTCTTGAGAAGTGGTAGAAGTGTAAGCAGAGTTTAAAGGGTGCGCCAGAAGTGAACAGTTTTGCCAAGAAAGGCTGTAGTGGACACAATACATGAGCTGGGCTGTAAGAGGTGACACGTGGTTTTCCCAGATGAGAGCAGCATCCTGGTGAGAAGGAAGCCTTTGAGCACATGGTGTGGTTTGGGGCAGGACAGTGGATGTTGTGGCTGTGCTGTgcagccagttgagggaagggtGTGTGTGGCCACTGGGCAGAGGATGGCTGCAAAGTGGGTGAGGTCATGTTGTGACCAGCCCTCCGGGCTACACTAAGGAATGCAGGCTGTGCTCCCCAGCCAGTGGCGCAATGGAAGAGTTTTGAGCAGGACGGAGCCGACTTCCAGATGCCACCACTGAAGCACAGGTGGCTCACGCTCCCATGATGCTTTTTCGTTCTTCGCATCAACTTTGTGAATCGTCACAGTTGTCCTGTGCCCCACATTCTAGTGAAGCACTAAATTATTCTGAACTGGGCACCGCCACTTTTACTCTGTGCCTAACCATCCCACCACCTTTCACTGTTTGACACATGAGGCCGATAAGCTGGGAAAGATGCTGTTTGCCCACTTGACCAAAGCCAAGGGCCATCTTGTTGATTAACCTCAGAAGGACGGGGTGGAGACCCCTCTGAGTCATGGGGAAGTGGAAGGAATTTccggtttttttttaatttatttttttcccccatgagttcttttttttttccttttaaattggaGTGTAGTcagattacaatgttgtgtcagtttctcatgcacagcatcatgtttcaagCAGTTCCCCGACGCTGAGTGTTTCCAGCCCTCTGTTAGTGGCTGTGGGCTCTCCTTCAAAAAGCAGGTTCCAGATATAAGGATGCATTTGGTGGGGACTGTCTGGATTTGTGGGGTTAGGTGAGGGAAGTCCACTTTACGATGGTCCTTGGCATGAATAATACACAAATCACTATAAGTAGAAAATGGAATAAATGTCTCTGCATATAAACATTACTTCCTATTaaataaaacactgaagaacagaaagtagaaaccaaggatatttattttttattctcacATCCACTTGATTTGCTCTCTACAGTCTTTTTTTCCTGTCTAGAGCTCTTCCCTCTAAATTTTCTGAAGAGTTCTTCTGAAATCAAGATTCCATTATGCGAGCTGTTGAAGATGTGGAATGAATTCAGACTGTTTTTCACAGATGACATGTCACAGCCTCCCTGATTCTGGGTGAGGAGGTGTGGTCACAGGAAAGTTCTTTTTAGGGCCTGGAAGGATGTAAACCTGGTTTATCCTCTCTGTTCATAAAGTGCTGGCAGGTCTGTTTGGAAAACAGGCCCACGTTTATCTCAGGCATTCTTTTCCTGTCCGATAGGGCCAGTCACGTTTTCAGCTGAATGTAGCAAACATTTCCACCGCCTCTACCACAACACCAGGGACTGCTCGACGCCAGCTTGTGAGTAGCTTGGGccgtttttgttcttttaaaaaagtctttatcCAACAGTAAATGCATGTGGTTTTGAACTTCAGCTGTCTGCGAGAGGGAAGTAACAGACTAAACATTGTGTGACACGCTGTTTATAGTACTGATGGTACTTAAATTTAaggggtgtgtgtgcgctgtTGACACCGCATGGAATGAAACCACATTCTAATTGGGACTATTTCAGACAAATCTGAAAATAACCAGAGCCCCTTCAGGACCAAAATGTTTGTCAAGATTTCAACCGTTTGTCGCTTTTCAAATTCCTGGGCATAAATAAGGTACTCCctcatataaatgaaaaaaaaaaaaaaaaaagagtgaccaTGAAGTAAAAGTCAGAATTTCCttataaaggtttttaaaaacagtttcatGTCACACCATTTATACGATGGATCGGGATGGAGTTTTCTAAATAATAGTAGCATGTGATTTACAGGCTGTCTGATGAATTCCTTTGGATACTTAGGTTACTGAGCCAAGTAACAATTCCAAACAtaacacttatttatttatttttaattcttgttttttattgcaatgtagtcaatttacaatgttagtttcaggtgtaccgcaaagcgattcagttatacatatacgtacgtacatatgtatatttcagattcttttccattacagctcattgtaaggcattgaaaatagttccctgtgctacacaataggtccttgtttatctattttatgtatagtgatgagtatcttttttttgttaatatttactattttatcatttatttttagtggagggggaggtgattaggtttatttattttcagaggaggtactggggattgaacctatgaccttgtgcatgctaagcatacactctacctcttgagctttaccctcccccatgATGTGTATGTTAATTCCCAGCTCCTaatccttcctccccctccctacccgccccctccccccacccccggcaactgcagtttgttttctatgtcctcaAGTCTATTTCTGGCCACACATAATATTTCAATGCTACCATTTTAAACTGCCCGAATCACGATTAAGTGTGGTAACTCAGTTGgctgtttttaaattcctttctaaatctaaactttctttttaaagaaaatgaattttaaatattttgtatctttttaactAAACTGGCCATCTTgaggaatatttcattttacttggGATGTTGAGTCAGAGTTAttatgatttttaagaaaaaaaaaactgcttgtgTTTGATGATGAGGGAAGAGGAAcatgctggaatccaggcagaGTGACTGGCAGCACAGAGTGGGGGAGAGGCCTAGGCTTGGGAACCCGGCTGCTTGCAGGGAGGAGGCTCTCAGTGCTTGAGGCCGTTTCCTCTCTGGAGCGACAATCACAGTAGCACCCGGGGCTTGCATCATCAGGAGAGTCAGTGAGAAAATCCAGGGGAGCACTTGCCATGTTAGAAGCTTATTAAAGGACAGCTACCATTATTGTGAATTAGTGATGGTAATTAACGTGATTCCCCCACATCTGTAGTCGCCATGTCTGTAACTTTCTTTCAAATGTTTTCCCTAGATTACAAAAGATGTGCTCGGTTGCTAAAAAGATTGGCAGCGAGTCCACTGTGCTCACAGACGTAGAAGACGTGCACTGTGAGTATGCATttactaatttttcatttttcttttaacagcTTGACTTTCTTaagaaatgttgagcaatttaTAAAAGACAGGAAGCTGTTTTAGCAATACCTAATGAATTTAATCTGTGCATTTTCCACTTAGTGTTAAAGTTGGTCTAAATGCACAggctatttatttattgttattgaagtgcagtcagttacaatgtgtcagtttgtggtgtacagcataatattccaGACAGACTGGTTTAttgaattaataaaaatgtacCCAACAGTACTTGAATTAAGTAAGATAAACAGCCTTTTTGGCAGCCTTACctgtgtgattttaaaaaatatttcaacatttGATGTTATTGTGCAGAAatcatatgtaaatatgtattggctaaacagaattatttaaagacctacttttaaaaaaaacccaaagatatAATAAAAGTAAACGTAATAATAGTAGGGTGTCAGCTGAGGGGGGCTGAAGAGGGATTCGAGGAGGGGAGCTGCCCAACTTGAAAAGTGTGCGAGGAGAGGCCATACTGCGCAACAAACTGCACGAGGAGCTGACATGGAGCGAAACAGCACTTTATTCTAGTACAACAAGATGGCACGCGCGGCGTGGTGCACTTGTCATGCTTTTATCTATTCTGCCCGCACATGCGCATTGTTCATGTCTTTGCTCGTGAGGACCTTACATAACACCACTAGCACATGCGTACATCTGCTTCTTACCTCATACACAGGTGAGTTGTTGTGACCTTTGGCCTGGTCCCACGGCCTACTCACTTAGGGTTGCCGACATAGAGCCCTAAAATCTTGGTTTACTCAACgtagggaaggagaagagaggaaatacTGGCAGAATGGAAGGAAAAGCAAATGATCCAATACTTAATGAACACGTCGTCATTGCATGCTCTGCCGTGCACTTTGCCAGGGTGAAGTGGTCAgttggaggggagggtacagctcaagtggtagagcgcatgcttagcatgcacaaggtcctggtttcagtccccagtacctcgtctaaaaataaataatataaaaaataataaaataataaattaattaattagagaAATG
This portion of the Vicugna pacos chromosome 29, VicPac4, whole genome shotgun sequence genome encodes:
- the ALKAL1 gene encoding ALK and LTK ligand 1 — protein: MRLAKLFLLALVLCPHRTQGRPGGRRGARVAGDEPKAWLSLPVASRSADSTPGAEAQGTEIFPRDLNLKDKFIKHFTGPVTFSAECSKHFHRLYHNTRDCSTPAYYKRCARLLKRLAASPLCSQT